CTACGATCTGGCGTCGCGCGTGCCGCTCGAAGAGGGTCTTCGAATCGAGCAGGACTTCTCGCGCGCCTTCGGTCTGAGCGGCCACACGCAAGATATGGAAGCGCGGCGGAACGCCGCGATGGAACGCGGCCGAACGCAAGTTGCGGCGAAGCGCTAGAATCAACTAGCAGCGATTCTTGCTATCGGAGATAGACCGATGAAAACCAAATCCACGCAGCCGATCTTGCTGATCACCGCGGCAATCATATTCGCCGCAGCGGCTCCGCGATCAGCGGTCCGCGCCGAGATACCGGCGGTGGCCGCCGAGGTCGCCGAGACGGCGCCGATTCCTCCCGACAAAATCTCGAAAGAGATCGCCGACGCGATCAATTCGCCAGATCGACCCGCCGCCGACAAAGCGCTCGACGCAGGCCGCAAGCCCGAACAAATCATGGCGTTTTACGACATCAAGCCGGGCATGAAGATCGCCGATATTTTCGCCGGCGGTGGCTACTTGACGGAACTTTTTTCGCGCGCGGTCGGCCCGACCGGCAAAGTCTATTCGCAGAACGGACCGTTTCCTCCGCAGTTCCAGAAGATCGGCGACGCGTGGCAGGAACGGCTGAAGGAACCCGCCTTGAAAAATGTGGTTACAGTGAACAAGCCCTACGACGCGCCCGATTTGCTGCCAGTCGAGCCGGACACCCTCGACGCGGTCATTATTCATCTGAATTATCACGACATGGTCGGGTTCAAGATGAATCGCGAAAACGTCAACGCGGCGGTGTTCAAGGCGCTGCGACCCGGCGGCGTTTACGAGATCATCGATCACAGTGCGAAGCCCGGCACCGGCGACGCGGACACCACCACGCTACATCGAATCGATGAGAAATTTCTGGTCAAGGATGTCGAGCGAGCGGGATTCAAATTGGTCGCCGCGTCGAAGGCGCTGCGTCATCCGGAAGACGATCGCACCTGGAATGTGTTTAAGAAGCGCGGCGAGACCGATCGATTCATGCTGAAGTTCGTGAAGACGCCGCGGATGGCCGGCGCCGATTCGCCGGAGTCACCGCGATGAAGGTCGGACTGTTCGCACTTGGAATCGGCGCCGGCGCGCGCCCGGACACGGTGCTAAAGACTGCTGAAACCGCTGAGCGCGTTGGTTTTTCGACGCTGTGGGTCGGCGAGCACGTGGTGCTCTTCGATGCGCAGGATTCGAAGTATCCCTACACCGCGGGCGGCGAATTTCCGCTGCCCGGCGGCGCGGACTGGCTCGATCCGTTCATCACGCTGACTTTCGCCGCCGCGGTGACGAAGTCGATTCGGCTCGCGACCGGAATCTGCCTGGTGCCGGAGCACAATCCGCTGGTCCTCGCGAAGGAGGTCGCCAGCCTCGATCGATTGGCGCGCGGGCGTTTCGCGCTCGGCGTCGGAATCGGATGGTCGGCGGAGGAATTCGCGGCCTTGGGAATTCCGTTCGAGCGGCGCGCGCAGCGAACGCGCGAATATATCGACGTGATGCGCCGGCTGTGGAGCGAGGACGCGACCAGCTTTCACGGCGAGTTCGTGAACTTTGACGGCGCGAAGAGTTTTCCGAAGCCCGCGCGGGGCGCGCGCCTGCCGATCATTTTCGGCGGCGAGAGCGGACCGGCGCTCAGGCGCTCCGCCGAGTATGGCAACGGATGGTTTGGCTTCAATCTCGATCCAAACGAGGCTGCCGCGAAGATCAAACGGCTTCGCGAACTGCTCGATCAGAACAGCCGCGATGCGAGCGAGGTCGAGATCATCGCGTGCCCGTACACCAAGAAGATCACAGCGGCCGACGTGAAAAGATACGCGAGCGCCGGCGTCGATGAATTGGTGATTCTCGCGAATCCGCCCGAGGACGAATCACGCGTCGCAGCGTGGGTCGAGCGCCTCGCGAACCAGTGGATCGCCGCTGCGCGGTAGAATCATCAAGCTACGAATCGGGCGTCGTCGGACGAATCAGGCGGCGGCGAGGATTTCGTGCGCTTTGCTCAAGTCGAGCGCGATCTGGCTTCGCAGCGCTTCGGCTGATTCAAACTTGCGCTCGGGCCGAATCCGCTCGATCAAATCGAGCTTCACGCGCTGGCCATAGATATCGCGATCGAAATTGAAGATGTGCGCCTCGATCGAGCGCGCCGTCTCCGAAAACGTCGGCCGCATCCCGATATTGGTAATCGATCCATACGCGCCGTCGTCGAGCACCACGCGCGTCGCATACACGCCGTCGGGCGGGATGCATTCGGTCTCGCTCTCGATATTCGCGGTCGGAAATCCAATCGTGCGGCCGCGCTCACGTCCGTGAATCACCGCCCCGTGGATGAAGTGATAGCGGCCGAGCAGCTTGGCCGCGCCGCGCAAATCGGCCGACTGGATCATCTCGCGCACCTTGGTCGAGCTCACCTCGAGTCCGCCCAGCTTGACCGGACCGACCACCGTGGTGTCGAAACCGAATTCGCGCCCGAGATCGACCATCACCGCCGCGTTGCCCGCGCGCTGGTGGCCAAAGCTGACGCTGTGCCCGACCACGACTTCGCGCGCGCCGATCTTGCCGAGCAGATAGTCGCGAACGAAATCGCGCGGCGAGAGCTGGCTGAGCGCGAGCGTGAAGTTGATTACGATCACGCCGTCGATACCCGACAGGCGCAGCAGTTCGAGCTTGTCCTCCGGATGCAAAATCAGTTGCGGTGCGCGCGCGGGAACCAGCAGCTTGGCCGGCAGTGGATCGAAGGTGAGCGCGAATGCGGTGCCGCCGGCCGCGCGGGCGCGATCGATCGCAGCTTTCAGAATCGCGCGATGCCCCATGTGCACGCCGTCGAAGTTGCCGATCGCCGTGACCGGATACGGATGGCGCGCGAGCGCCTCGAGGTCGCGAATTATCTCCATTTCAATACTGTCGCCGCATTCTGTCGAGCGTCGAAAATCGGCGCGGCTGGTCGCTCGCGAGATTCTTCATCTTAATCGCTTGCGAGATCTTTCATCATGGTGTTGGCGCCGGTCGCTTGCGGCGTCCCGGCGTGATCGGCGACCAGTTTCTGCAACGTCAGACGCGCATCGATCCGATCGTTCAGCTTGAGGAACGCCTCCGCTTCGCGCAGCAGCGCGGCGCTGGCAAATCTGCCCTTCGGATAGCGCATCACGAGGTCGTTGAACTGCAGGATCGCCTGATCGTACTTGCCGGTTTCATAGAGCGCGTTGGCGGCGAAATATTCGGCCGGCTCGCTCAGCGCGGACTTGGGAAACGAATGCTGCAGCTTGGTGAAGATCGTCACCGCCAGCGGATACTTGCCGGCCTTCATCGCGTCGAGACCAGAGCGATAGAGCTTGACGCCCGGCTCGCTCGACGCCTTCGCCTGGTCGATTTCCTGATCGAGTTCCTGCTGCCAGGTCGAGGCCGGCTCCGCGGGCGCGGGGCGCGGCGCGCTGTATCCCGACGGCGGCAAGCCGCTCGCGGGCGGCGGCGCAGTTTCAGGTTCGGTGCTCGCAAGCTCGT
The Candidatus Binatus sp. genome window above contains:
- a CDS encoding class I SAM-dependent methyltransferase, which encodes MKTKSTQPILLITAAIIFAAAAPRSAVRAEIPAVAAEVAETAPIPPDKISKEIADAINSPDRPAADKALDAGRKPEQIMAFYDIKPGMKIADIFAGGGYLTELFSRAVGPTGKVYSQNGPFPPQFQKIGDAWQERLKEPALKNVVTVNKPYDAPDLLPVEPDTLDAVIIHLNYHDMVGFKMNRENVNAAVFKALRPGGVYEIIDHSAKPGTGDADTTTLHRIDEKFLVKDVERAGFKLVAASKALRHPEDDRTWNVFKKRGETDRFMLKFVKTPRMAGADSPESPR
- the bamD gene encoding outer membrane protein assembly factor BamD — encoded protein: MNDQVLTIKQGNADAEGESSSPSSNNKRIAELESEVKSLRAGIAASPGVNPPPADELASTEPETAPPPASGLPPSGYSAPRPAPAEPASTWQQELDQEIDQAKASSEPGVKLYRSGLDAMKAGKYPLAVTIFTKLQHSFPKSALSEPAEYFAANALYETGKYDQAILQFNDLVMRYPKGRFASAALLREAEAFLKLNDRIDARLTLQKLVADHAGTPQATGANTMMKDLASD
- a CDS encoding LLM class F420-dependent oxidoreductase; translated protein: MKVGLFALGIGAGARPDTVLKTAETAERVGFSTLWVGEHVVLFDAQDSKYPYTAGGEFPLPGGADWLDPFITLTFAAAVTKSIRLATGICLVPEHNPLVLAKEVASLDRLARGRFALGVGIGWSAEEFAALGIPFERRAQRTREYIDVMRRLWSEDATSFHGEFVNFDGAKSFPKPARGARLPIIFGGESGPALRRSAEYGNGWFGFNLDPNEAAAKIKRLRELLDQNSRDASEVEIIACPYTKKITAADVKRYASAGVDELVILANPPEDESRVAAWVERLANQWIAAAR
- a CDS encoding bifunctional riboflavin kinase/FAD synthetase → MEIIRDLEALARHPYPVTAIGNFDGVHMGHRAILKAAIDRARAAGGTAFALTFDPLPAKLLVPARAPQLILHPEDKLELLRLSGIDGVIVINFTLALSQLSPRDFVRDYLLGKIGAREVVVGHSVSFGHQRAGNAAVMVDLGREFGFDTTVVGPVKLGGLEVSSTKVREMIQSADLRGAAKLLGRYHFIHGAVIHGRERGRTIGFPTANIESETECIPPDGVYATRVVLDDGAYGSITNIGMRPTFSETARSIEAHIFNFDRDIYGQRVKLDLIERIRPERKFESAEALRSQIALDLSKAHEILAAA